A stretch of DNA from Esox lucius isolate fEsoLuc1 chromosome 18, fEsoLuc1.pri, whole genome shotgun sequence:
AGAAAAGATTAATGTGACGTCATACCTTGGCTTTCACCCAGTCTGCATACAGGACACAAAACAGACGGTTCCTAATCACTTACATTTGCATTCTGTTCTATTGTTTTCCATATTTGCTGAATGAATTAAATCTCTCCCGCATCAGGTTGCATAGTCGATAGTTTGTCATCGGTCCGTGGCGCTGACCTCAAATTTGCATTAAGTCGAGCAgagcagattttctttttctaagaCTCCGCAAGTAGGGTTTGCCTTATCCACCTTCCCAAAATACTCCTGACATATTCGTGTGCCGTCATAAAAATGTGATGGCGCGGAACTACTGTTTTTTAAGTGAAAACTGCCTATGATGCGGCTTTGAGTCTAGATTTAACATTGTTTCAGGCCCCTAAGGTTACTTTTATTGGTAAGAGTCCAGTAACGAATTCGGCGACTTAAGGTTGTGCCCCAGTGAATGTGAGTCACTGGATTAGACAGGAGCTGTGTAGTTGCAGTAAAGCTATCGTGTTCAATTCATGTCCGTACAATGGAAGAAACAGACTTGAGGAATGAGGGCCCATCCCCTTCATCATCATCGCGTGCCGTCGACAACATCAAAACTCCCGTTCTGGACTGTTATATCAGGAAGACCTTGAGTCAGGTGCCAACCAGACTATTATTGGGCCACCATCGTTGCCTCTTTTAGCTCATGCTTCTCAGTCTGCTCAATGCTAAGGTGCAGAAGTTCCCAGTATCGTTGTTTAGAGCAAACAAAGCTTGAATGATAGCGGCAGATTAAATTAGGCATTTTTTTCTATGACACATCATCCCAAAGGCCTGGCTAGTCCTTCTTTTGCCACTTTAGCCATTCAATATTTAATGACCCTCTTCACTTCAGAGCCTGCTGTGGTGTAGGTATTGGTGACTAATGGCATGGTCTTTAAAGAAGGCATACAGTCCATGGGGGCTTTTGCCATTGGGAAATGTGCCAAACAAGGATATTATAAGTGTTTGCCTCTAAATGTAAAACTCTCAAACTCCCACTgaggtgcgtgcgtgtgggtgtggttTCTTAGCTGTAACACACCCTAAACGTGTAATTCTTGTGAGACTTCTTTTCATGGTCAGAGTGTGTACTTTGGATGCTTTGCAATCAGATGCTCAgattccttctgtctctctaaGAAGTGACCCCTGTACTGTACATCAGATGTAGACTGCTTCATGGGTCTTTCACTGAATTTTCACCATGTTCAGTTTCTTTGGAATTCTTTGTCATTTCTTCTAGCCAAGGTATCAATTGCCTTTTGGACTACAcaataatttcttatttttattggTATGGGGAGATGATAAACAAGGAATCACTGTATATTACCCCTTCATTTTCAATGGCCACATTTGTTTAGTAAAGCCCAGTGCTGAACCTTGGGCCTTGGACCATGTAAATCAAGTGACTCACCTGCCCTGACCATAAAAAAGGAACcagtaaaacatttcacactgaggcaccagtatttttttttattaaaaaattgtATCCCCATAATGCAACACAGTTTGTTCCCTGTCTTAGGTATGctaaatttacaaatgtattattttataatacagTGCCAAATTCATATTCATCATATAGATGGGAATGCTTTatacattttggtcatttttgaaaaatataatcagGGGTAGGTGGTGCCATTGATATGGTGTGTAAACTGGGGTATTACTAAAGTAAATATGCATGTTGGCATGtgacaatatattttgttaccATTTTAGTGACAATGAACGTCCAACATGAAGTTTCCCTGCTTGTTGACGAGATCCAACGGCTTGGCAGTAAAAGTAAGTATGATCCAGTATTACAGTGCACTTTGTTTACAAGAATAACCAATGCAGCAAAACATGTGATAAAGTGGTTGACCTGTCAATATACTATGCAGGAAAATCTGTTTAATGAGTATGGCTATGGAGCTGGCTTTTCTCTGACCTTTCCCTCGTGCCACAGATCATGACATTGCGGTGCATGTGAAGATGACGTTCTGTAAATGTACCCCTCTTCATTACTAGGTGCTGCTCGTCATCCTGTCACGTTCCTTTCTTTACCGAAAGTTTGAGCGACATGATGTGGGCTACCTTTCTGGCTCATTTCTGAACAGTGCGTCTGTGATTGCAACTTAAACTGTAGAACATTTTATAGGCTACATTACACAGCATACACTGTAAAACAAAGTCACAACCCATCAGTTTATTATAAATGGTTAAAAGGGAATTTCCCATAATGATAACCGTCAAGGAACTATTTCTCAGTGGTTGTGAAATAGCAGTTGCAACGACTGATTACAAGGCAAGTAGGGACCTGGTCATCTATCTTACATCAGCAATGCTACTTAGACAAGGCAAATACAGGACTATATATTAGTGTGTGTTGGCCTGGCCGGTCATTTGTTCGCTGTCTGTGTAGCCTCAGGCCTTCAGCTCTTAATCTATGAGTCTGATCCCGTTCCCAACCTCTTCATTGTCACTGATGAATGATGTAATTCTATGACCCCTCAACTCCTCCTTTTCTCAGCTGATGCTCTTTACAGACAATAGCAACAACACCAGCAGAGCTACAGCACCCGTCATTCTGAAATGACACCTCTTCAAAAATGATATAGTCTACGGTACGCAGATTGCCAATGGTTAACTAGGGAGTTAGGATGTGTCAGTTAGCTAACCATATTCAATTACAGTAGGTCATTTGTGTCGAACACTGTCATTGGTGTCTATAgaatgagctggccaatcagcgaTCTACTCACATTTTTAATGACAGGTAGGTgcccatacattttttgttgagGTATCCCTGCAGACTAGATTTTTGGAAGTGACATTTGCAAACCAAGACTGTGGGAGCGTCTTTTTCTGATATACCTAATAGCCATTTCTttgtctggattttttttactgtaagtaatcatttacattttaagtaatacaataaaaatcaacattttggaaatgaaaataGCAATATTGTGGAAATTAAGCAGGCAGTAAAATGCAGGAAGAGGTGGATGTGATTCCCGGGCCCGTGGCTTGGCCGGGCCGTTGATCATAATGTCAATATTGTTTGCTGGAGAGGGGGACCAGTCATATACCTTCACATGGGGCCCAGGATTCCTAGTGATTGGCCCTATTTGCAGTAACATAACCAACAGTAAATATGTTCGTGAGTGAGTATGTAATGACAAACAAGGGGTGGCGTCCTGTGTAATGCCCCATATCTCCAGAGGCATACAGATCAGTAAAATAACATGACGTTCTAAGTTCAATGGTGTTTAGTTTAAAAAGGACAGTAAAAGGATATTCATTGTCTCATTACACCATTTTGTCTTTGGATGTTCAGAATCAAAATTACTGGTGTTTCTTGCTACTTTTTCATTGTTGAATATTAACATTTTGAGTGTCAAGTATGCCAAAAGCCATAAGTCCACaagttgtttttattaataatattcttaacaataaaaatatgttgcATGTGTAAAGCGCTTTTTACTATGACAAACTCAAAGCTTGTGACGTTTGACTCTGGTGATCAGTCAAATTGAGGAGTCTTTCTCGTTGCATTCTACAAAATGTCCACTAGAGGTTAATGTTGAGAATGTTAGATATAGTTTTCTGCCTGGGGGGTTATTCAATTCTAAGGatatgctctaccaactgagctaaatGGGAGTCCGTGCATATTCTTTAGGGTATGTACATCTCATAATCATAATAAAGTATGATGACGATATTTATATTTCTACTGCGCAGAGTGTCCCACTGTAAGACAATTATTGGGTGAATTGAAATTCACTAAAATATTATCTGTTAGCGATAGCATCTGTTATGTTGTATAATTTTGGACCTATAGTTAAGTATAATCAACaccacattatttttttttaatgccgCATGGACTAAAGCAATTAGGTCTCaggtcaatttgtttttcaagaaGTCATTAATTATATGTTCAATAATTATTGTCTTGTATGGTAGTAAgttctaaatatatttataatggtATCATGATGTGGGTTCTGACAATAGAGATCTTAAAGGGGAATGATTATGAATATCTAAGACATCTAACTTCATAAATCACTTGAAGTAATTTTTGGACTGTCTCTCTGCATGCAactctcactcagggagagcagggtcAAGCTAGTGCTTTTCTAACATTTCTTCCAAAGATTTCTCGTTGGCTTGTGCAGTAAACAGACAAGCCATCTAGGTAGATTTTAGAAAATGTCAACTTTAAAACCTGTGACTGATAGTTATCAAAATGTGCAATTTGTACCACAATCATTTGGGGTTCCAATCGATTGCTTTTTTAAGGCATTCTTTTGAATTTTTACCCCCATAAAATGATTAAATGCACTTACTGAGATCAGTAATTTCTTCGTGTTTATTGGATGTGTGCctgatttgttttcatttggacACTTTATCCTGAACAGATCTCAGACTGGTTCAAATAACCGTCTCGTATTTGCTCTCATGCTTTTGAAAATCCACTGGCTGgcttttatgttgttgtttttacagaGCCATGCTTCCCCTTATTTTCTCCTTAGCTGCCACATCCTATTTTGGAGTGGCTGATTTTAGGGTAATTCACTATTTATCTGAACTGTTTATACTACTGAATGTTTGGGTGAGGAGGCACCGCTAAGTAAGCCAATACCTTGGAGCAAAGGAAACACTATATACATACAGCACTGGAAAAGTATTAAGtcatctggaaaaaaaattcatGCTTTTTATCTGGCcagtaattatttattttttttgcttgtaAAGACtgtaaaatattagaataaattCAATTAAGTAATACAATACTGAAGAAATGTCAAAGACTAATTTAAGATGAAACTAAGTGGAACACAAAAGATATCTGATGAACAGTAATTTAAGGTCATAATATTTGATTGTCTACATTAGCATTTCAAATGAAGCATAGTTGAAGCTGTGTGGGATGACAAGACAAAATTTACAAAAAGCAAGCAGTTGATCAAAGGAAGATTTCAGGAATATCTATCATGAAGCTTGGAAGTTACCACAGATCTAATTGGggaagaataaaataaaaagactacaatacattttgagtttctttcattgtttcaattgtttctatgtgtttacggTGAAATGGCTTAAGACATTTTCACAGATGGTCTAAAACCTCCATAGTACTGTCAGTCACAGGAATGTAAGAAAATAGATTTTCCCCTTAaactttgtttttttgttttgttttttacagatgCCGATggaaaaatgtgtgtgaaatTTGGTGTCCTGTTCAATGATGATAGATGTGCCAATATATTTGAGGCTTTGGTTGGGACTCTGAGGGCTGCCAAGAGGAAGAAGATCATCACATTTGAAGGGGAGCTACTCCTGCAAGGTGTCCATGACAATGTCGATATCACACTTCTACAGGAATGAAGCTGATGACTCATTATTCAGGTGATAAGTCAAGCTTGTCTTCGAGTTACTATTATCAAagttttactgttaacataCTGAGCTAAACTGATATTACAGCAGGTGCAGCAAAATGCTTGATTTGCCTGCTCCTCACCATTGTAGTAGAATGttaatgtaaaaacaacatTGACCAGGGATCACAAATCAACGTTTTGATACAATTTCAAGAATACAAATGTACAGGTCTTGAAACAGGCTGAGAATGTAACATTTTGTATACTGCATTAGCATATTGTACTTGTCATAAGGAATATTTTATAGGGGATGAAATACTACTAGACTTTTTAGGAAACAAATTACTCCTATTTAAAACCAAGATTCACCAAATGTCAATTTAATTTATTGTTTACATGGTCAATTGCTACCTTTTGTGGCAAGTGCTTTAAGAGAGGCTTTTGCACATAATGATTTTGTATTCATGCTAATGTTAAGCATTTGAGTATAGAATATTTAAGCTTTTATATGTTTGCAAGACTGTCTTTTTCGCTACTGACCACAAACAAACCTTTGCCTTTGCAAGGGGGATTAAGCCAATGGATTTCctgtgtaattattattattattatttaattacaggGAGATTTGTGCCAAATAAAAAGTTGATTTTGTAATGATTCTCAGGACGTAATCCACACAACTGTTAAACTGACTTTTTGAAATTTGACTTCTTATTTGGAATACACATTTCCCTCATTCCTGAAAGTGTTATGTTATGCAAACATTATAGAATAGTCCTTGTAATAAGCGATATTATGTGCTTCATGTTCATTATGTTGTATATAAATGATGTATTGGATGTTCTCTAACCACAATAGGAATTATAGATGACATTTCTGTATCTGTAACATGCTGTATGTTGTGGCCTACTTCATGTTCCCTAAAAGAATTGTACAATTCTGTCATCAAATTGTATGGTTGACAATGAACTGTAACTGTTTAGATGTGAATGACCATTAACTAAAGAAAAACCTTCAATTTGCTGCCTGAGTTTATTCATGATGTACAGTGGAATCATTGCATACAAATACTATAACCATACTATGAAATACAAATTCTGAGCTGTATTGATggtttatatatttatactaACAGAATTGCATAGGGATAGACtaacatgtaaacaaaacaaaaaatcttaAAAACGGATGGGGGTCGAAATATTGGCTTTTGTTTTCAGTATAGCCTCGTGCAGCCCAAATACAGCTGACTTGAACTTGAGACGTTACTATGGATTCCCCTTTCTGAAAAGGGCTAAAGTGTTGCTTGGGACTCCCTTGTTAGATCTAATAATAACTTACATCTAAGGTCGGGGGGCGGAGCCATGTTTCGTCATGTAGGCAGGAGGAAAACAGTACAGCGCCTGACCGATTTCAGAGCAGGAATCAAAACAAGAAACGGACACGCCTTCTTCGTATCTTACCTTAGCTGTCACAACTGCAGATATCTGGATGGTGCCATAAAACAGTACCACCAGTAATCAAGAAGATAGAATTATAGCACTTTACATGTGTGATTCAAATGGAGTCCGCAGAAATGTCTAACGGTCGTTTATAGGTTGAATTATTAATATTTGGATCAGTAAAATGCCCAACCAGAAAAGCAACAAGGGGAAGAGAAAACAACGCACTAATAGTAGTGGAGATGAACAAGAAAATGGAGCCAGTGCTACCGCAACAGGAGGAGCACCAGGGGTagcaaccacaacaacaacaacatcgtTGGGGGCTACAGCTGCACCATTAAACGCTCATACAAGTGGTAAGAATGAAATTGTGTCAATCAATGCGTTATCGAAATTATTGCAATGGCTACATTGTATTTTGCCTTTTCGCAAGTCGACATCGCTAGTTCACTTTGCAGTTTATTGTTGTCATCTACTGTGTAACTCACGTGGTATTGTTTCATGTTCAACCTACATTATGCATTGATAAATAGAGGTTGGGTTGAGCTATATGCACTGCGACGCACACACGCACCGTTTCAGTTTGGTTGTGGCCTTGCAGAGGATGGTGCTATCAGGCTACCGCTTGTCTACTCAAGTTCAACTTAATTTCATGCCGTGTTTGTAAGCAATAAATAATAACACTGGCTGTGCGTATAGGCTGCAAATATTGTAACGTTATTAAAGTTCTACTTTGCCTACCTTACTATCATTATTGTTTTGGTAAAAATACAGGTAGGCCTAGTCTATGTTTAATATCTGATGAGTGTAATGGTTGACCAGTGATGGAATTCATTACAGCCTCAGGTTTATGCTCGGATCACACCATGGCAGATTTGATGACTCATATCTTATGGCAGAAGCATAGACAGATGttcctattattattttaaatcagaacggagtttctttttaaaaatgtgtgtgtgtgtggggggggtgtaattATGCATATTACATTGTACTACACACTCTGGAAACCATAAGAGCAAAGACAACGATATTCAGGAAATGAAAAAAGGAAATCTACCACCCGCTTGCAAGCGCACACGTGACAGacgtacacacacccacacatgctTCAAATGACGTGACAAGTGGCAGCAACAGATctccaaacatttattttagtattaATGAGTCCAGTACTTCATTAAAAGTATTACTTTTGCTAAAGTTCCAGAGGCTTATGTGCATGTGCAGATCACGTCCTGCACATATATTTGTTCACTATATACTTCTACAGAGTATGTTGCAGATATGTCTTCCCCATCCAGGCAGCCACACATAGCAGGTTATTAAAGTTGACAATAGAATATTCCTTGTAGTCCAGTAGATTGTTACAATAAAATTGTGCTTTTTATAATCAAACCTTACAAAACGTAAGGAATCTTTTTGAGTTTACAGGTAGTCTGAAAAGCTTGTTGGAGAGACTATGCAGACACACCTGACCTGCAAAACAGTGCAATCCATGAGTGCTTGGACAGGTACACAAGGTTTGttgttttggcattgtcttccagcacattggatttgaagtGAAACAATTTATACAAGTTaaaagtacagactgtcagcttgTATATAGGGTATGTAGATCCCTGTTTCCcccaaaagttgggatgctgtgtaaaatgtaagaaaaacaaaaggcaatgatgtgcaaatcatttaaaccttatatttaatagaaaatagaaaacatttaattttttcttggaaaatacatgctcacttggaatttgatgccagcaacatttcagaaaagctgggacagCTTATTCAGGCCCGGGTTAGTGAGTCTTGGGCATGAATTCTACAAGCTAAATCAAATTGAACCGCAGGTGTTCAGTTACAATCATGTCTCAGATTTTGACTTGTGATTTGGTTGGAAATCCATTCAGcttattgtgattttttatacagtggctctcaaaactATTCACCCCCCTTTTCTCATATCGTTGTGTTGTTAcgacattaaatcaaaatggatttcattagatcaacacaaaaaagtccatgatttaaaagtgaaaaataaagtcTGCAAATTGTTTTAagttaattacaaatataaaacagaaaatagattGCATAGGTATTTACCCTCTTTGCTATGAcaaacctgaatgagctgtggtgctgTCAATTGTCTTAAGAAGTCATATCATCAGTTGAGTGGAGCCCACCTGTGTGCCCACTTGATAtcaggttaaatacacatttCTCTTGAAGGTCCCACACCTAGTTACTACAATCCTtaaccaaaacaacattattaagaTGAAACCCAAATCcagaataaggttcttcaaaagaacatttccaaggcattaaGCCTAAATATCCCCACAGTAAGTTCCTTTATTGAGAAGTGGCGATAAAATGGCACAACTGTGAGTCTGTGTAGTACAGGTTGTCCTCAACAACTAAGTATCCATGAGAGAAGGGCACTAGTCAGCGAGGACACCAAGAGTcctatggcaactctaaaaGAGTTACAGTCTGAGCTGGGAGGCCCTGTGCATTCTGCAACAGTAGGCCTGTTGCTTCACATATGTGACATTTACAGGAGAGtgctaaaaagaaaacaactcacATCAAATCTTGGCTAGATTTTTCCAGAGAAATGTTGGAGAACCTGAGACCAAAtggaagaagattctatggtctgatgagactatAATAAAGCTTTTTGGGCTCAAGGCTAAGTGTTATAGTTGCCACAACCCTAATACCACACATCAGCTTGAGAACACTTTCCCTATCATacagcatggtggtgacagccCCATGcgttggggatgcttttctgcatcagggcctggaaagcttcGGGATAGatggcaaaatggatgcagcaaagtactgataaatcctggaagaaaacctggtGAAGTCTGTAAGAAAGTTGGGACTTGATAATAAGCATGATAAAGACCCGAAACATACAACCAAAAGGCACGGTGgagtttcttaaaaaaaaaaaaatcaaattgagaatatgtggaaagagttaaAATTGTCTTTTTACCAAAGATTCCCATCGAACTTGATGGAGCTTGAACAATTTTGTAATGCAGAATAGACAACAATTACCCGGTACGAGGCTGGAGCCATATGTATGTTCTATCATCACTACTAGAATAAGCTTGCAATCACACATTGACCATTTCTAGACTGACATCATTCAGACATGTCTTGTTATGTCTCTCTTAACTAGAATGTATGGGTACTGGATCATTTTTTTTAGACATTGTGTGAGACATGCCTTTGTGAACTAATACttgctatgtttattatttgtattgtctTCCTTCCAGCCCTAg
This window harbors:
- the abracl gene encoding costars family protein ABRACL, translated to MNVQHEVSLLVDEIQRLGSKNADGKMCVKFGVLFNDDRCANIFEALVGTLRAAKRKKIITFEGELLLQGVHDNVDITLLQE